DNA sequence from the Halorubrum aethiopicum genome:
TATGACGATCGTTAGGTCGAGGTCGTACCGAGCTGCCGTATACATCGAGTGGGGGTAATAGAGATACGAACCGTCACCCAGAAGTCCAACCACGGGACGGTCATCCTCTGCGAGGGCAGCCCCAACGGCCGCAGGAAGACCGTACCCCAGCCCGCCAGATTTGTTGCCAAACAGCTGGCCGGGTTGGAGGTCCCACTCGGACAACAGTGCGTACCGCGTGGTGACGCTCTCGTCGACGATGTACGCGTCCGGCACTGCCTTCTCCATAGTTTCGATCAGCTCCGTCTTTGAGATAGCATCAGAATTATCCGAAGGAGATTGTTGTAGATTCTCACCGACCCAATCGCGAATCTCGCTGATTTTCTTGCGACGAGCGGTTAATTGCTCATCGCTCACGCGTCCGGAGATCCGTCGGGTGAGATCTTTAATCGTCGGTCGTAGCGCACCAGAAATGACGACGCTGGCGGGCTCATTCTTTGCGAGTTCCCAGCTGTCGGGACCGATATGTACCGCTGTCGCGTTGGACGGGACAAGCGGTTCGTCGTGGGCAAGTGTCGGCGTGTGCGTCGTACACCCGATCAAGACGACCGCATCTGCCTCGTGAAGCGCTCTTGCCTCCGCAAATGACTCCGGCATGTGCGAAACCCACAACTCATGATCCATTGGAAAGTTTACTTCCGTGGATAGAATCTCGCTGTGGACGCGTGCCCCCGTTTGCTCGGCTAACTCGATTACAGCTTCCACAGTGGGCTGACCGCCGCGGGCGATCTGATCGCCGACGATAAGCACCGGTTCGTCAGCTTCCGTTAGAACGTCGGCTGCCTGCGCGATAGCATGAGTGTCGCCGCGGCCGGTTTTCGGGATCTCCAACGGTTCGACGGGCATGTTTGTCTCCCTAAGCATCACGTCCATCGGGAATCCTAAGAATACGGGTCCCATTGGGGGTGTCAGTGCCACCTTACACGCGCGACGTAGCATTGTGGGGAGGGATTCAACCGCTTTGACCTCGGCACTCCACTTCGTGAACTGTTGGGTCATCTCCACGAGATCACCGTATAATATTGGCTCCTCGTGTTGATGACGCATACTGTGAGTGCCTGCGGTGATCACGAGCGGTGCGCCAGAAACGCTTGCGGCGTACAAGTTCCCCAGACCGTGTGCCATCCCTGGAGCGACGTGAAGATTAACCACACCAAGTGGATACTCGTCGCCCCGCTGCCGCCGAGTACATGCATATCCAGCTGCCATTCCAACGGCGATGTCTTCCTGTAGTCCGAGGACGTAATCGACTTTACTCCCTTCAAGAGCGCTCATTACGGGCACCTCGGTCGTTCCAGGGTTTCCGAAGAGATACGGTACCCCGTAAGTTTCTAACGCTTCGACAAATAGATCTGCACCAGTTCGTGTCATGCTCTGCCGTATCAGGAATTAGCACGTACCTACATTTATGTTCCGCTTGGATGGCCATTAGAATCCGTGATTCGGGTTTGGTCATCACAAATATTTATGACACAGTGTGACGGATAGCGATATATGGTCAAAAACGGTGAATCACGGCGGGTTAAGTCGGTCGATACAGCCTGCGAACTGATCCGTGCGATGCAAGAGCGCGGGGAGACGACCATCTCGGAGTTGAGCGATGCGATCGATCTCTCAGAAGGGTCGGTACACACTCATTTGGCGACGCTGAAATCACACGGACTCGTGGTCAAAGACGAGACAACCTACGAACTAGGGCCTCAATTCATCCCGCTGGGAGAGCGGGTAAAACACAACTCGAAGCTCTATCAGGCAGCGAAAAAAGAGATTGATCGTATCACTGAAAAAACTGGTGAATGTGTACATCTGTTGCTTGAGAACAACGGCCAGGGAATCATTCTCTATGAATCGTTCGGCGAGAAGGCGGTTGGGACGAAATTTCACTCTCGATCCCGAGAGAAACCTGCGAAGTTTCTTCACTGCCGTGCCTCGGGTAAGGCGATCCTCGCGTATCTCCCAGACAGTCGTGTCCACGACATCATCGACAGATACGAGCTCAAGGAAATGACAAAGGAGACGATCACGGACTACGAGGAACTCCTAGATGAGCTGGCCACTACTCGTTCCCAGGGGTATGCGTTGAACGATGAGGAGGAACTCCGTGGCGTTCGAGCCGTGGGGGTGCCCATACTGGATGACAAGGGGACTCCGCTCGGCGCAATCAGCCTCTCGGCACCTCGAAGCCGGTTAGAGGGAGATATCTTCACCGACGAGATACCAGAGATTTTGATCGACACGGCAAACGTCATCGAAATAAATTATCAGACGAACGATCTAGACATCAGTTGACTCGTGGCAAATCTTAAGTAGGTATATTTAGAGTATTTCTTCATGGCAAGCGAGCCGAGCACACAACTCTACGTTGATGGTAGCTGGTGTAGTTCGAGCGGCAACTCCGAGATCATCAGCCGAAATCCGGCGAAACCCGACGAAAGGATTGCCACGTTTCCGGCAGCCACGGTTGCTGATACCGAGACTGCGATATCGGCGTCAGCTGCTACAGAAGACGAGTGGGCGGCAGTATCAGCTCACGAACGAGGGTCGTACCTTCGGGATGCGGCTCGTGTCATTGAGGGTGAAAGAGAATCTCTCAGTCAATTGATCGCTGATGAAACGGGCAAAACGATCGGCGGGAGTCGGGGAGAGATCCAGCGGACGATCGATCTCTTAGAGTACTACGCACAGATCGCACGCGACTACGGCGGTACTGCCCCTCCAAGTGCGACCGAGGGGACGGTCCTGTTTACGAAGCGTGAGCCGTGGGGGACGGCAGGAATCATCACACCATGGAACTTCCCGATCGCGATCCCAACTTGGAAGATCGCACCGGCTCTTGTGAGCGGGAACACGGTCGTGTTTAAGCCCGCCTCACTCTCACCGACGATCGCATCCCGTCTTGTTGATGTGTTCGACCAGATAGGGCTTCCAGACGGGGTCATAAATTTCGTTCCAGGATCTGGAAGTACGGTCGGTGACACAATAGCAACAAGCCAGGATGTGGATGTAATATCATTCACCGGTAGTACTGCGGTGGGTGAGGCTGTCGAGAGAGCCGCAAGCGATACTGGAGCCAGAGTACAATGTGAGATGGGTGGAAAAAACGCCATCATTGTCGACGAAAGCTGTGACCTTGATTTGGCTCTTGATCTTACGATGAGTGGTGCCTATGGCTTGGCAGGACAGGCTTGTACGGCCGCGAGTCGGGCGATCGTCTTGGATGGGGTCTACGATGAGTACGTGGACGCCCTCAAACGGCGCGTAGAGAATCTTGTCGTGGGCGATCCGAGTGATGAATCGACGGACATGGGCCCGAAGGCATCTGCGAACGGACTACAGGAGGATCTCGACTATATTGAAGCGGGTGAAAGCGCAGGTGCGACACTCCTGACTGGGGGGGCGGAACTCGAACGCGAGGGGCACTTCATCGAACCGACGGTTTTCGTCGACGTCGAGCCGGGGATGGAGATTGCACAGGAGGAGATCTTCGGACCGGTTCTGTCGGTTCTTTCGGTTTCTGACTTTGACGAGGCGGTTCGAGTCGCGAACGACGTTCAGTACGGACTAACGGCTGCTGTCTGTACTGATCGGCTTCACCATGCGATGTCTTTCATCGACGATATTGAGACCGGCGTTGTAAAGATCAATCAAAAACCCGGAGGTGTTGAATACCAGATGCCATTCGGCGGACGGAAGCGTTCAAGCACCGAGACGTTCAAAGAACAGGGTCGAGAAGCTCTAGAGTTTTTCACCCACGAGAAGGCAATCTATCTCACCGACGGGCATCTCTGAGACCGTTGTCGAGCTGCTATGGGATGTATCTTGAGACAGATGGTCAGTCAGACGCAACGTTTTTCACCCCTGTCGAGACACCACATTAGCATGGGTGTGAACTCGCTTACGGATACATACGATGATGAGCTAAAGCGCTTCGTCGAGAGGCTTCTCCAATTCGAATCGACTAGTGGTCGCGAAAAGCAAGCACAAGAATGGTTCGAAGAGCAACTCGAAGAACTCGGGTTTGAGACATACCGATGGGAAGCCGATCCGGAACAGCTCGCTTCGATCTCGTCGTTCCCGTCAGCCGATGAGATAGACACCGCAGATCGACCCAGCGTAGCGGGGGTACTCGAATTCGGTGATCCAGAAGCAGGTCCCACACTGGTTCTCAACGGACATGTCGACGTAGTGCCTGCCGACGACGCTTCTTGGAAGACCGATCCGTTCGACCCGTATTGGGACGGTGAGAAACTCCACGCGCGGGGTGCGGCGGATATGAAAACAAACCTCGCGTTACTCGTCTTCGTCGCAAAACACCTCCACGACTCATACGCAGACGAGATTAACGGGCGAGTGGTCGTTGAAAGCGTTACTGGAGAAGAAGAAGGCGGGATCGGAGCACCCGCGGCGGCACTGTCTAACCCCTATCCGTTCGATAGGGACGCCGCGATCATCACGGAGCCCACTGACCAGAGAGTCGTCACGGCGACAGCGGGGGTATTGATGAAGGAGCTGACCATTTCGGGGCGCTCGGCGCACGCCGCGACCCGGTGGCGCGGCGAGTCCGTGCTCCCCCACTTCAACCGCATTCAACGCGCATTCAGAGAGCTCGAACATGAGCGACACGAGCGGATTACTCACCCGCTTTACGACTACCCGGTAAATTGGCCGATGAACATCGGAATTGTCGACGCAGGCGACTGGGTCTCGAACGTCCCGGCGCGTCTGACGGCGCAAGTGCGGATCGGATTCGCTCCCTCGGAGACCCTCGAAGCCGCGGAGGCGGAATACGAAGAGCGTCTTCAGAGTATTGTCGAGGACAGCAAGTGGCTTTCCGAGCATCCTCCAACGTTCGAACGACGAGCCATCCACTTCGAGCCCTCTGAACTCGAAGTTGACTGTCCGATCGTCCGCCGACTCCAGTCGGCCATGCTTGACCACGGTATCGAAGAGACGCAACCGATCGGAAAGACCTACAGCGCCGACTCTCGGTTCTACATTGAACAAGGAATTCCGACAGTTATCTTCGGGCCAGGGACGATCGATCAAGCGCATTTCCCCAACGAGTTCATCCGCTGGTCAGAGGTCCAGCAGGCAGGTGATGTGCTTGTTGACACGTGTAAATCGTATCTTCAGAAACCTGGATCAACTCTTCAACGCTCAGAGTGAGTCCACGCCGGGCAACCAATCGGCGGTCTGTTTGTCCATTTTTCTTTGTTTGAGTTGAAATGTCCTGACCGACGGATTTATTGTGACACTCGCTCTCAAAATAGATTATGAGCTCACCATCAGCTCAGTTTATGCCAGCGGTATCGCGGTTCATAGGAGAGGAAACACCATGTCTCGTCGAAGGGGATGGTGCGATACTCAAAGACGATGAGGGTAACGAGTACATCGACTTTTTCGCACAACACGCTGCTATGTCCCACGGCTACTCACACCCCAGAGTGGTGGAGGCCGTAACAGAACAAGTGGAGAAACTGAACTTTAGCGCATACGATTTCCCGACGAAGCCAAGTCAGCGTCTCACAAACCGATTTTCTGACGTTGCTCCCGGCGACTTGGAACGGTCGTACTTCGTAAACTCCGGATCTGAGGCTGTCGAGGTTGCGCTTACGCTCGCTCGTCGAGCGACAGGTAACCACGAGTTCGTTGCCCTAGGTGAGGCATTCCATGGCCGAACTTACGGCGCTCGCTCGCTCGTCGGATGGTCCGGGTATCGAGACGGCTTTGGGCCGTTTTTGCCGTCCGTGACACACATCCCATCGTACAACTGCGATTCGTTCCCCGGAGACACTGAGCCAGAAACCGGAGCCGAGTACGCTGAACTCCTTGAGTACGCGCTTGAATACGAAACGGGTGACGTCGCCGCGTTTATTGCCGAACCGATGTTTGGAACAGCAGGGAATATTCCCGCTCCAGAGGGGTACTTCCAGCGAATACGTGAAATTTGTGATGAACACGACATCCTGTTCATCGCAGATGAAGTTATCACGGGCTTTGGCCGCACAGGAAAGCCGTTTGGCATCCAACACTACGACGTCACGCCAGACATCATGACGACAGCGAAGGCGATCGGCGGCGGAATGCCGATTGGGGCAACGATCGCGACGCCCGAGGTAGCTGATGCCTTCGAAAGCATGGATTACTTCTCGACATTCGGCGGAAACCCTGTGTCAACGACGGCGGCGGTCGCGAGTATTGATGTCATGAAGGAAGATCGACTTCCGGAGCGGGCTGCCGAACTGGGCGAACGCTTCATGGATCGTCTCCGGAGGCTACAAAGCGAGTACTCCTTCGTTGGCGAGATTAGAGGCAAGGGGCTGATGATCGGTGTCGAACTGGTTGATGAGAACGGAGACCCCCTTGAAAAAGAGCACAGTCTCGCACTACGGCGTGATGCCATCGATCGAGGGCTCATTCTGCCTGCGGGACAGGGTTGGGAAGGTAACGTCATCCGCATCAATCCGCCACTCGTCATTTCGGAAGACGAACTTGATCGGGGTATCACCATCATGGAGGAGTGTTTTGAGGAACTCACCACCCACCTCGATTGAGCGAGAATCGGCGACTAACTAAACATCCGGTTAGGTAACTGAGGATAACAGTTGTTTCGCATCCGTACTTTTCGGGGGAATTGGATGCCGTGGTCAGCGATTAGTTTGTGAGCTTGCCCGTCCATATCACGCGACCAATCAGGATAGATTCGTTCGTGCTTTGAAATTTTTAATCTGCGTTAATTATCAAGCATTTCGAGGGCGGAATTAACCGCAGAGATATCTGATCCAGTAGCACGAAACTCACAGCCGACGTAGCTATCATATCCAGCGTCTACTAGACTCTCAATAATACGTTGGTAGTTCAATTCACCTGTTCCGGGTTCGTTTCGTCCAGGGACATCTGCGATATGGACGTGTCCGATCCGATTTAGATTTTGCCGCATTGTGTCGATGATGTTGCCTTCCGTGATCTGTTGGTGATAGACATCGTAGAGTAGTCGAACGTTGGGACTTTCTATCTCGTCGATGATGTCGAATCCTGTCTCCGATCGGCTGAGAAACGCTCCAGGATGGTCCACCGTAGTGTTTAGCGGCTCAAGAATCAACGAAACACCAGCCTCTTCGGCGTCAGGTGCGACCGTCTGGAGAGTGTCGACGATATTGTCATATTGGGTTTGCCATCCGTGAGACTCACATTCCGGCCCGGATGTCACGATAAGATTCTCACAATCAACGGTAGCTGCTGTCTCCAGATTAGATCGAAGCTCGGATATTGCTTGATCCTGGACATTAGGGTTGGTGAGGCTGGTCGTACAGCCGACCATTCCCACGAATGCGAGGTTGTTTGCCACGGTTCGGTCCCGGATTGCTGGAAGGGACCGGTCTGCGGGTTCCCAGAATTCGACACCATCAACGCCGAGTTCAGCACAACGATCGACCCGGTTAACGAACGTATCGTTGGTAAAGAGCGTGTCTAAACACACCGATAACGCAGGTGAATTTGTCATAGCAGGTTACCAGTATTCCCTGTGATGGCTGGGTATATAGAACTCACGTCTGAGTGAAACACCCAAAACATTATAGGGAGTTAGATAATCGGTCAGTTCGTATGCCAGTCAAGACAGCCTTTGTCGGAGCAGGCGGTATAGCGTCGGTACACCTTTCAAATACCGAAGCGTCCAGTCTCGGTGACATCGTAGCGGTCTGTGACATCGATCCGGCCGTAGCCGAAAGCACCGCAGAGACTCACGACGTGGACGCATTTACCGACGTGGAAGCGCTCTTTAACGAGGCAGAATTCGACGCAGTGATCGCTTCAATCCCCCCCTTCGCTCACGGAGAGGTCGAAAAGCTGGCTGTAGAGCATGAAACCCACTTGTTCGTCGAAAAACCACTTGGCCTCGACCGGGAAACCGCGGAGACAATCGATGCTGCGATCACCGAATCTGACATCATCACTCAGGTAGGGCACATGAACCGGTACGCCGACATCGTTGAGAGAGCGGTCGAGTTGATCGACGATCGACAAATCGCCCTCATCAACGGACATTGGTACGACGGAGTGGCAGACGCAGAATGGTGGCGAAAGAAAGCGCGATCCGGCGGGCAGGTGGTCGAACAATCGACACACGTTTTTGACCTCGTACGGTATCTCGCGGGCGATGTAGAAGATATTCACGCATACGGTGAAAGGCAAGTTGTTGGAGATCAGGTCGACTTCGAGGACTCTGTCGTCGCAACGATGTACCACGAGACGGGTACGGTGAGTCATGTCGCGACGAGCTGTGCGTCGCCTAGGTACCGTACTGCGGTTGACGTGATCGGCGACGGCTTCGACCTACAGCTGGATTTCAACGAGAACTGTTTGACGGGCATCGTTGATGGTGAGGATGTGGCATATGAGGGGGGCGATGAGAAGTACCGAGATGAACTGGAAGCGTTTCTGGACGCCGTCTCGAATGGTGACCGCTCGTTAGTTCGGTCGCCCTATTCGGACGCAAAAAAGACATTCGAAACGACGCTTGATGTCTACGAATCGATTGACACCTCGGCACCCATCGACACCAAGCGCTGAACTGAACGCCGTCATGTGGAGAATCGGACGCCGAAAATATTAACTACCATTGAATGAAAAACGACAGCGTGGTTCGACAATGAAAAACAGTGACAATCGTATCAGTCGGAGACAGGTTTCGTACTTGACCGGTTCGGGTACTCTGGCAGCTATTGCTGGATGTATCGGAACAGGTCCGCAAGAAGGAACACAGACTGGCGGCGGGACAAACGGCAACGGTCAATCCGGGTCAACCTCAACGAGCGGACAGTCCGGTGGTGATTCGACAATGGCCGATAAGATCAACGCATGGGGCTGGGACGTGGCCGCCAAGTCTCTGGAGATCACCGCAACTGACTACGAAGACAAAACTGGCGCGGCAGTGTCCGTTTCTCAGATGGGACAGGGCAATATGAACGATAAGTTCAAATCATCTCTCCTGTCCGGGTCTGGTGCGCCCGCGTGTGCGATGATGGAAGATCCGAGTGCACCCGCTTGGGTGAACACGGATGGACTTCACGACGTCTCAGGTTGGATTGAAGAGGCAGGGTTGAAAGACAAGTTTGTCAGCGGTAAGTGGACACCACTCCAAGACGAAGACGGAATTTACGGGCTTCCCTGGGACATCGGACCAGTTGGCCTCTTTTATCGCCGTGATCTATTCCAACAAAACGGGATCGATCCGACCACGATAGAAACGTGGGACCAATTCATTGAAGAAGGACAGAAACTCCCTGAGGGAACAGGGTTGTTGAACATCCCGTCAAACGATTATGACGGACTCTGGCGGATGCAATTCCGCCAACTCGGCGGACAGCCCTTTACTGAGGATGGACACGTGAACATTCACTCCGAAAAGAGTGTGCGGGTCGCACAAATGCTCAAACGACTGTATAACTCGGGAGCTACCGTAGACAAACCACCGTGGACGAAAAGCTGGTTCACCGCACTCGGTGACGGCGCTATCGCCTCGCTGATGAGTGGTGCCTGGATGCTCGGGACGCTGAAAGCCGAAGTCAGCAATACGAAGGGGAAATGGGGTGTGATCAAACCACCTGCCTTCGCATCCGGTGGTCCCCGAGCCACCAACTCGGGTGGATCGAATATGACCATCGCAAAACAGGTATCGAATGCGAAGGCCCGCCGTGCTTGGGACTTTATGAAATTCTCTTTGGCAACAGAAGAAATGCAGACGAAGATCTATAACGAGTACGGCATTTTCCCAGCTTACAAGCCAGCTTACAATAGCGATGTCTTCTCGACGGAAATTCCCTTCCTAGGCGGCCAAAAGGCGGGGGAGCTGTTTACTGAAGTTGCCGAGAACATTCCGGGGTACCGCTATACGACCGCGACATCCGAAGTGACGAGAGCCATCAACACTCACTTGGGTCGGATGTTCGACGACAAGGTCACTCCCGCCAAGGCGGTCATGAATGCGGCCGAACAGGTCGCAAAGCGGACTGACCGAGAGCTTGCCTAATAGATGAGTCAACGACACGAGCCAAACCTCTCGGATCGGATTCGATACCGACGCAAGCAACTGCGAGAGGTGCTTCCGTCTTCCGATCGGGGAGTCCCGTATCTCTTTCTGTCCCCGTTTTTTGTCCTGTTTAGTGTCTTCTTGGCGTTCCCAATTTTCTATACGCTCTATCTTTCATTTTTCCGCTTCGAAGGAGTGAGTAATTCGACAATCCTCTGGATCGAAACTGCAATATTCGATTACAGATTAGTCGGAATCTCCGATCTTACGTTTGTTGGGCTCGACAATTATCTACGGCTTCTATCTGATTCGCTTTTCCACCAGGCAATGTACAACACGGTCTTCATACTGCTGGTCCAAGTCCCGATCATGGTGGGGCTCGCGCTTGCGCTTGCACTTGCGCTGAACGCGAGTTTCGTTCGATTCCGTGGTGTATTCCGGACGATAATCGCACTTCCAGTCTCGGCTAATCTCGTGGCCTACGCGACAGTGTTTCTGGTGTTGTTCCAAGAGACAGGGTTGATCAATTACGCACTTGGACTAGTCGGAATCGGTCCGATCCCATGGTTACAAGACGCGTTCTGGTCTCGGTTCACCATCGTCAGTGCGGTTACTTGGCGCTGGACGGGATATAACATGATTATCCTCCTTGCGGGGCTTCAGAATGTCCCGAAGCACCTCTACGAAGCGGCTGAAATCGACGGCGCCACCCGGTTCGAGAAGTTTAGATATGTAACGCTCCCGCAGCTCCGACCGGTACTTCTCTTCGTAGTGGTCACGTCGACTATCGGGACGTTCAAGCTCTTCGCGGAGCCCGTGACTATCTCGCAAGGCGGTGCGCCCCTCGAATCGACAATCACGATCGTACAGTACATCTACCAGACGGCATTTATTGACTTCCGTCTCGGTTACGCCAGCGCTCTCACGTACGTTCTCATTGCAATCGTGAGTACACTGTCTCTTATTCAGATCAGATTGGGGGGGACGAGCGATGCATGAGACAACGCGTCGGAGCGGCGTCTGGAAATTCGTCACATACGCCTTCATCCTGCTCATGGCTGTCGTGACGATCGTTCCACTCTACTGGGTGCTCGTCGCGTCGACGCTGCCAGAGGAGGTCTTTTTGTCTTCTACGTCGCTGCCGCTGTTTCCAGGAGATGCTTTCTTTGAAAACTTCCGGGCACTACAGGCACGTGAGAGCGTCAACTTCATCAGAAGTATCGGAAACAGCGTGCTCATCGCATCTGTCTATACACTCTTATCGGTGCTGCTCTGCTCTATGGCTGGCTTTGCTTTTGCCAAGTATGAATTCCGCTTTAAGGAACCGATATTCTATACGATTCTTGCGACTCTCGTATTGCCCATTCAGCTGCTTGTCATCCCACTGTTTCTGCTGATGTCGCAGCTCGGATTGATGAATTCGTATTGGGCGATCATACTCCCGTGGGCGGCGAATCCCGTCGGAATATTCCTAATGCGTCAGAACATGAAGTCGGTCCCAGACACCTTGCTCGAATCCGCTCGCATGGATGGTGCCACCGAGTTTCAGGTGTTCTATAAAGTTGTACTACCGACGCTAAAATCTGCTCTAGCCGCGCTCGCGACGATCCTGTTCCTGTTCCAGTGGAATCTGTTTCTGTTCCCTCTCGTCGTCCTTGAATCAGATAAGTACACCATTCCAGTCGCGATAAACCAACTCGTCGGTGCACAGCGCGTTTACTACGACCAGATCATGGTTGCCGCCGGACTTTCGATTATCCCGATTTTCCTGCTGTTTTTATTCCTTCAGCAGTACTTCGTCAAGGGGATCATCGGCGGCTCCATCAAAGAGTAACCATACTGTCAACAAATAACAATGGCAAACATAAACATTACCGACCTTACGAAAGTTTACGAGAGTGATGCGGGTGACGTCGTCGCCGTTAACGACGTTGACCTCGACATAACTGACGGCGAGTTCCTTGTCCTCGTCGGTCCTTCAGGATGCGGAAAGACGACAACGTTGCGCTGTCTTGCCGGACTTGAATCCGCGACGAAAGGGTCGATCCGGTTCGCACAGCGCGACGTGACCGATCTCCGGGCTCGTGATCGTGATGTGGCGATGGTGTTCCAAAACTATGCGCTATATCCTCACATGACCGTCCGACAGAACATGGAGTTCGGACTTCGTCTGTCGACTGAACAGCCAGCAGCGAAGATTGGAGAGAACGTAGAATCGACCGCGCAGATGCTTGGGATCGAAGATCAGCTGGATGAAAAGCCGAGGTCGCTGTCCGGCGGACAGCAACAGCGAGTAGCCCTCGGCCGAGCAATCGTTCGGGAGCCTTCTGTCTTTTTAATGGACGAACCGCTCTCAAACCTCGATGCGAAGCTTCG
Encoded proteins:
- a CDS encoding carbohydrate ABC transporter permease gives rise to the protein MSQRHEPNLSDRIRYRRKQLREVLPSSDRGVPYLFLSPFFVLFSVFLAFPIFYTLYLSFFRFEGVSNSTILWIETAIFDYRLVGISDLTFVGLDNYLRLLSDSLFHQAMYNTVFILLVQVPIMVGLALALALALNASFVRFRGVFRTIIALPVSANLVAYATVFLVLFQETGLINYALGLVGIGPIPWLQDAFWSRFTIVSAVTWRWTGYNMIILLAGLQNVPKHLYEAAEIDGATRFEKFRYVTLPQLRPVLLFVVVTSTIGTFKLFAEPVTISQGGAPLESTITIVQYIYQTAFIDFRLGYASALTYVLIAIVSTLSLIQIRLGGTSDA
- a CDS encoding carbohydrate ABC transporter permease, whose translation is MHETTRRSGVWKFVTYAFILLMAVVTIVPLYWVLVASTLPEEVFLSSTSLPLFPGDAFFENFRALQARESVNFIRSIGNSVLIASVYTLLSVLLCSMAGFAFAKYEFRFKEPIFYTILATLVLPIQLLVIPLFLLMSQLGLMNSYWAIILPWAANPVGIFLMRQNMKSVPDTLLESARMDGATEFQVFYKVVLPTLKSALAALATILFLFQWNLFLFPLVVLESDKYTIPVAINQLVGAQRVYYDQIMVAAGLSIIPIFLLFLFLQQYFVKGIIGGSIKE